A portion of the Myripristis murdjan chromosome 13, fMyrMur1.1, whole genome shotgun sequence genome contains these proteins:
- the ypel2b gene encoding protein yippee-like 2 → MVRMTRSKTFQAYLPSCHRTYSCIHCRAHLANHDELISKSFQGSQGRAYLFNSVVNVGCGPAEERVLLTGLHAVADIYCENCKTTLGWKYEHAFESSQKYKEGKFIIELAHMIKDNGWD, encoded by the exons ATGGTCAGAATGACGCGCTCCAAGACCTTCCAGGCCTACCTGCCGAGCTGCCATCGAACCTACAGCTGCATCCACTGCCGAGCTCACCTGGCTAACCACGACGAGCTCATCTCCAAG TCGTTCCAGGGCAGCCAAGGCAGAGCCTACCTGTTCAACTCAGT GGTGAACGTTGGGTGTGGCCCCGCCGAAGAGAGAGTTCTGCTCACAGGCCTGCATGCTGTGGCAGATATCTACTGTGAGAACTGCAAGACTACACTGGGCTGGAAATAT GAACATGCCTTCGAGAGCAGTCAGAAGTATAAAGAAGGCAAGTTCATCATCGAGCTGGCCCACATGATCAAGGACAACGGCTGGGACTGA